The window GAGTCCGTCGACGCCGACCTGCTCGTGTACGCGACGAGCGCGAACGGCGTGTACGACGCCGACCCCAACGTCGACCCGGACGCGACGCAGTTTGGCTCGATGTCACCGGCCGAGCTCGTCGACATCGTGCTCCCGATGAGTCGGAATGCCGGCGCCTCGGCCCCGGTGGACCTGCTCGCGGCCAAGCTGATCGACCGGGCGGGGATCCGCTCCATCGTCCTCGACGGCACGGAGCCGAACGCCGTCGTCGACGCCGTCCTCCGCGGCGAGCACACCGGGACCGACGTGGTCCCGACGGGAACCGACGAGCCGACCTACTGGACGGGGGCGAGCGACGCGTGAGCGCCGACCGCGACGCTGACGCCGGCGAGGACGATGCCGCCGGTCCGCCAGACGACTCCCCGCACATCCTCTCCGAGCAGGCGCGGGACGCCGCGGGCGCCGCGGGAGCGGACGAGGACGCCGCCGACGGCGACGACCGAGGGGCCGGCGACGCCGGCTTCCGCGCCTTCTGGGCCGATGTGATCGCCGACGAGATCGAGGCCCGAGACCCCGACGAGCCGATCGTGATCAAGGGCGGCGTCTCCCCGTCGGGGGTCGCGCACCTCGGCAACTTCAACGAGATCATGCGTGGGTACTTCGTCGCCGCGGTGCTGCGCGAGCGCGGCCGCGAGGTCCGGCAGGTGTTCACCTCCGACGACAAGGACCCCCTCCGGAAGCTCCCGCGGAAGCTGGCGAACGCCGACGGCGAGATCGTCGGTCTCGGCGAGGTCGACGCGGGCGCGCTCGGCCGCAACCTCGGGAAGCCGTACACCGCGATCCCGGACCCGTTCGGCGAGCGCGAGTCGTACGCGGCCCACTTCGCCGCCCTCCTGCAGGCGGACGCCGAGCGACTGGGGGTCCCGGTCGAGATGATCTCGAACACCGAGCTGTACGCGGACGGCGACTTCGACGACGCGACCCGAACGGTCCTCTCCGACCTCGATGGCGTCCGCGAGGTGCTCTCCGAGTACCAAGACAAGGTCGACGACGAGTACGTCCCCTTTAACCCGGTCTGCGCGGAGTGCGGCAAGGTCACGGAGACGGTCACGGCGGTCGACCTCGAGGCGGAGACCGTCGACTACGCCTGCACCGACATGGAGGTCGGCGACGAGGTGATCGAGGGCTGCGGCCACGAAGGGACCGCGACGTTCCGCGAGGGGAAGCTCCCGTGGCGCTTGGAGTGGCCCGGCCAGTGGGACGTGCTCGGCGTCGACTTCGAGCCGTTCGGCAAGGACCACGCGGAGGGGTCCTGGCCGTCCGGCGTCGACGTCGCGCGCAACGTCTTCGGCATCGAACCGCCCGTTCCGATGGTGTACGAGTGGTTCACGCTCAACGGGGAGCCGCTCTCCTCGTCCGCGGGCAACGTCGTCACCGTGCCGGAACTGCTCGAACTGCTCGAACCCGAGGTGCTCCGGTACTTCTTCGCGCTCCACCCGAAAAAGGCTCGCGACCTCGACATCGAGCGGCTCGACCAGCTCGTCGACCGGTTCGACCGCTTCGAGCGCGCGTACTTCGGCGAGGTCGACGACGAGGACCTGACCGCCTTCGCCGAGCGCGCCTACCCGTTCGTCGTTGGTCGCGCCGACGACCCGCCGACGGAGAAGCCGGTCCGGCTCCCGTACACGTTCGCGGCCGTCCTCGGCATGGTCGACGACCCCGACTTCCGCGAGCGGCTCGCCCGCGACGAGGGCCACATCCCCGAAGACGCCTCCTCGGAGGTCGTCGAGGCCGCGCTCGCCCGCGTCGAGAAGGCGCGGAACTGGGCCGAGCGCACCGGCAACGAGTACGACTACCGGCTCCAGACCGACCTGCCGGACGCCGAGTTCGACGACGACGTGGCCGCCGCGCTCGACGACCTCGCCGACTTCGTCGCCGCGGGCAACGACGGTGACGCGATCCAGGCGGAGATGTACGAGACGGCGCGCGCACACGACGTCGACGTCGGCGACTTCTTCGCGGCCGGCTACCGGCTCTTCTTCGACGACACGCAGGGGCCGCGCCTCGGCGAGTTCCTCGGCGAACTGGAGCGCGACTACGTCGTGGCGCGGCTCCGACGGGAGGCGTAGATGTCCGAGGACCGCTCGCTGGACGAGTTCGCCGTCGGCTCGGAGGCCGGCGGGGGGCGGGACGACGCCGACGAGACGGTCGACGGCGGGGGGCGGGACAACGCCGACGAGACGGTCGACGGCGGGGACGACGCGGTCGACGGTGTCGACGAACCGGTCAACGCCGACTCGGCGGTCCCGACCGCCACATGGACGACCGGCGGCGCCGCCTGCGACCGGTGCGGCGAGCGGGCCGCGCGGCGGTGGTTCGCCGGCGGCGACCTCGTTTGCGCCGCCTGCAAGGAGTGGTGACCGCGATTAGATTTAATACCCCCCGCGCGGTCGTTACTTACGAGTAAAACTCCCTGAGGTTTTAGATCGTTAACATGAAATTTTCTATCGACCGACTCTACGGCCGCTCGCCCCGCGCGCTCGTGGTCGGCTTCCTCTGTGTGGGGGCGCTGTTGGTCGTGGCGGTCGACGTGGCGGTCGCCGCCGCCGGCGACGCGACCGCGTGGGCCCCGACTCACCTCGCGAGCGGCTGGGCGGTCGTCGGCGTCTCGTCGGTGTTCTTCCACGGCGCGTTGACTTACCACCGCCGGCGCGCGGAGACGGCGCGCCGAGAGCTCGAAACGTCGAACCAGCAGCTGCAGGTGCTGAGCCGGGTGTTCCGGCACAACGTCCGCAACGACCTCAACGTCATCCGCGGGTACGCGGACCTGCTCGCCGAGCGGGTCGACGACGACCGGAGCCGCGAGTGCCTAGAGACGATCCGGGAGACGACCGACGACGTAGTCGAGATCAGCGAGAAGCTGCGCGTCATCGAGGAGGCGTCGCTCGAACGGCCCGAGGAGCGGATCGACCTGGTCGAGGCGGCCCGAGAGGCGGCCGCGGAGGTCGACGGGTCGGACGTGACGGTCACGATGGAGACGCCCGCGGAGGCGTGGATCCGCGCGGACCGCTCCGTCGAGTACCCGATCCGAGAGGTGTTCGAGAACGCGGTCACCCACAACGACGGAGCGACTCGGCGGGTCGACGCGCGGATCGTGGAGAACGGGACCACCACCCGCTTGGAGGTCAGGGACAACGGGCCGGGGATCCCCGAAGACGAGCGAGCGGTGTTGCGGGCCGAACGGGAGACGCCGCTCTCGCACGCGAGCAGTATCGGCCTCTGGCTCGTCAAGTGGATGTGCGAGACGCAGGGCGGGACGGTCGGCTTCGAGACGACCGACGACGGAACGACGGTCCGGCTGCGGTTCGAATCCGCGGCAGCTGAGACGCCTCCGGCGGAGTCGGCAAGGCGGCGGGGTGACTCCGGGGACCGGGCGGCCGACGCCGCGGAGCGTCGAGACGACGCCGGAACGCGCCGCAGTGACACCGAACAAACCGGGAGGAGCACCGAGGAGGACAGGGAGAGCGCCGAGGGACGCCGAAGCGGCGCCGCGGGGGACCCGACTAGTCGAGCTCGGTGATCGTCACCGCGTACACGGCCCCGCAGTTTCCGCACTCGACGTGAACGCCGCGGCTCGTCTGTCCGCGCGTGAACTCGGAGATCTCCTCCGAACAGGAGCATTCGAACTGGACTTTCATTATTCCGATTACGGGGGTTTGGTATTTAAAACGCCGCGTCTCGAAATCGATCGTGAGAACCGGGCGTCGTCGCTGCCGCGGTCGCGGCGCGGTCAGTCGTCGTCGACGATCACTTCGACGGGGCCGTCGTCCGCCTCCGCGTCGGCGTCGCCGGCGTCGCCGGCCGCGCCGGACTGTTTCTGCTGGTAGTAGAGCCCGCCGGCGACCGCGAGGACGACCCACGACCGCCAGTTGGCGAGGTTCAGCGTGTAGCCGATGCCGAACGGCTTCTCGACGAGCATCCCCTTGCCGGGCTGCCAGTACGACGACAGCA is drawn from Halorubrum sp. CBA1229 and contains these coding sequences:
- the lysS gene encoding lysine--tRNA ligase, whose amino-acid sequence is MSADRDADAGEDDAAGPPDDSPHILSEQARDAAGAAGADEDAADGDDRGAGDAGFRAFWADVIADEIEARDPDEPIVIKGGVSPSGVAHLGNFNEIMRGYFVAAVLRERGREVRQVFTSDDKDPLRKLPRKLANADGEIVGLGEVDAGALGRNLGKPYTAIPDPFGERESYAAHFAALLQADAERLGVPVEMISNTELYADGDFDDATRTVLSDLDGVREVLSEYQDKVDDEYVPFNPVCAECGKVTETVTAVDLEAETVDYACTDMEVGDEVIEGCGHEGTATFREGKLPWRLEWPGQWDVLGVDFEPFGKDHAEGSWPSGVDVARNVFGIEPPVPMVYEWFTLNGEPLSSSAGNVVTVPELLELLEPEVLRYFFALHPKKARDLDIERLDQLVDRFDRFERAYFGEVDDEDLTAFAERAYPFVVGRADDPPTEKPVRLPYTFAAVLGMVDDPDFRERLARDEGHIPEDASSEVVEAALARVEKARNWAERTGNEYDYRLQTDLPDAEFDDDVAAALDDLADFVAAGNDGDAIQAEMYETARAHDVDVGDFFAAGYRLFFDDTQGPRLGEFLGELERDYVVARLRREA
- a CDS encoding DUF5808 domain-containing protein; protein product: MADKPSSGEILGIPYNFERPSLGRLLSSYWQPGKGMLVEKPFGIGYTLNLANWRSWVVLAVAGGLYYQQKQSGAAGDAGDADAEADDGPVEVIVDDD